The DNA window AACgcgggaatacgcggaaacaaacagggcagttctggtcgaatttgaattgtaaatttgaattttttttgcaggaaaacgtactgtagggacggttcttgattgaaccgcccctacaaataggtattataggggcgactggtactatagccacccctacaaatcgatttgtaggagcggtctaggaaccgcccctacaaatgcatgatttgtagagacggtgtgGTAGGGgcagctggccaaaccgcccctataaatagtcttgagccgcccctacaaacccattatgtagtagtgcgggaggacgacgaggaagaaaaggccaacaaccacagaTGAGACGAGGGAGGAGGTGAAGAAACAGCggcaccatcaccatcaccatctaCAGGTGGTCATCCTAGGGAAGAGGAAGTACGAGGACGACGAGTCTGATGTCGAGGTTGGCTGCCGGGAGAACGACAAGATGTTCAAGTGCAACTACTGGGAGGACCCTGCCTACGCCAAGCGGCTGCAGCGCGATGGCCTCCAGCGCGCGCATAGCCACGCTCGAAAACCAAACCGAGCGCCTCCTCATGCACCTCGAGTTCGACGAACCAGCGCCGGACGCGCCTCAGCCGCCGCTAGAGCCGCTGACCGGAGCCTCCGATCCACCGATCATCGTCAGTCGCCCGGAAGTCCCCAACTGCCCGGATCGATATCGCCGATTCGACCATGATTATTGGTAGCCGATTGTTCTCTTTAGTTTGcttcctttttatttgttttatttaGTATCTATTTTTGTCTATTCTATACTAGGTGGAATTGTGCATAAAGGATCAAGAATTTTCAATGGCCTAGAAAAATATCAGTGTGTTGTTGGAACGGGAATAAAAGAAAGACCATAATAATTGTGTTTTGCGCGTATGTTTCGAGTCTCGAGTACTCCCTCAGTCCATAAATCAATTGCTAGAATTCATGCCAGTCAAACTTAATAGAAAAGAACATCTATGGCATAAAATTAGAatcttatgaaaatatattctatggtaaATCTAATGATATTATAAATCTTAAcggtttttttttctagaaattcggttaaagtttaaaaagtttggcGGAAGACAATTCTATGAATCTATTTATTTAGAGACAGAGAGAGTATGATGTTTGCAATATACTGTTGGTAACTGTCACTATTATATGAATTTTAATGAAGTAGCAAGTCACAATTAGCACTGAAGCACATACTTCAATTTTTTAAAGGAAATGCTAGAGTCAGGGCGTCTGATTGTCCCGACGCTCCACCCACTCTCtatgccactgctgctgctcccaCTAGCCCTCTCGCCACCACTACCCATGCCCCCGACCCGCCCTTTGTGCGCCGCCGCCCAGCTCCGCGTTGCCGGTGAGCTCTACGACGCCGACAAGCACACCGGTGACCTTCATGCGCCACCCGCCTGCTCTCTACGCCATCGCTGTCCATGCCACCCCACCCTGCCCTCTGTGTGCCGCCGCCCAGCTCTGCGTTGCTGGCGAGCCATCGGCGCCGATGAGCACACCAGTGACCGCCACGCGCCACCCACCCACCCTCTGCGCCACTGCCACCCGTGTCAATCCGACCCCACCTCTGTGTGCCGCCGCCCAGCTCCACGTTGCCAGCGAGCACACCAGTGACCTTTACACGCCGACGTGCCTCCATTCGCCGAAGCAGCAAGGAGATATTTGCGTTGAAAGCTCATCTTGCAACAACATATATTTTAGGTATTTCagaggtacgttgcaagtgttatatcgatgttgcaaaagtagattaggatgttacaaaagtagatcgggatattgcacatgttgtaatggctatgtacgaatgtttcaagtgtatgtaccaaatgtttcatctgtatcagatgtatgttgcaagtgttttatgtggatattgcaaaagtagatctggatattGCAAATACAAGTatgtttcaagcgtatgtttcaagtgtttcagatgtttcttacgtatgttgcaagtgtttcatcctgGATGCtgtatatgtttgcaatggcttttaagtgtttcagatgtatgttgcaagcgttttggcaatttcgaacgtatgttgcaagtatctcatctggatattttaaaagtagatcggtattgcacatgttgcaataggaCCCACCTGCCGCAGCCACCTGCTGCAGCTGCTAGGGCGCCGCCGAGTGGGTGCAGAGGGCGCGTGAGAAACCGAGCGGGAGCATGAGAAGAGGAGGGGGCGCGAGCGGTCCCCGCGCACATAGGACTATACAACAACATTTCTGCCCACCATATTGAGTTATTTATTACTCCACGCGCGCACCAGCATGTGTATGCTCATACCAAATGAAGTTGTCACTATCTCCACATAAGAGTATGACTAAATAGGAAACTATATATATGAAGTGGGATGTGTTTTGTGCAACATGTGAAGGTAAAACTGTATAAACTATAAGGATACCCCACATGTTGCCACTAGACTTATTTAGAGATAAAACCGTACCGTTTTATGTATGAGTTAAACCTACATGTTTTTACGTCCATTCTTATCAAAATCGTGCAATGCAATCAAAGAATCCAATAAAAAGCTAATAGAATTAGATCAAATTATAAGGTGATGCAATGACAAAACAAAAAgcaatatatatatgcatgcgtgAATAGCTTGCATAAAGATGTTGAAAGTTAGAAGGATCAAGATGATTTGGTTATTAGCGTGAGATGATGTGGATGACTTGCATGTTGAAACAGAACTGGTAACGGGGATAGGGATATCTGATACTCTCGTAAAATATATCTGGAGGCAAATTTGAGTGTCAATATAATGGCTTTTTCCTGGGGCCACATGTCCGCTGGACAGCTCATTTGCCACCCAAATACAAAGAAAACTGTAGCCGGACCTATTTACTCCTTTCTCTCCTATTCTCACGGTAAACGCGTGGTTTCAAAGGCGTGTGTTAGTTTCAGGTTAATGGCTTCCGTTGCCTCATGCTTTCCCGGGAAAATCCAAGGGCAGCATGCCCTCCCACCTCCCGCCAAATGCGGCCAATTGCAGACTTTCCCTCCGGATTCAAATATATCCCTCCTCTCGTTTTCAACCTCCCGTCCAAACTTTTGGCCACCACCTCTCCACCCTCCTTCCAAGGGCCACCATGAGGGCGCCTCTCCTCTCCTTCATCCTCGTCCTGGCTGTCGTCGCCACCGTGCCCCTGGTCCCGGCGGTGGTGTGCATCTCGCGGTACGAGAAGTACGAGAGCAAACTTGAAGAAGCAGGCGGATATGGACCACCGGAGAAGGCTACCGAGAAGCCCATGGAGCAGACCATGGACGCGCGAGCCACACCAGCGATGACCGCCAACACCTACGACCAGAAGAAACCCATTGAAGAAGCTGACACGGCCACGGCCTCCACTACGAAGGTAAAGAAAGAGAAATCTGATGATTCGGATGAATCTGCTCCTAGGAAGGTAAAGAAGGCAAAGAAGGAGAAGTCTGATGAGTCTGTAGATAAGAAGGAAAAGCAGAAATCTGATTATTTGGACGAATCTGTATCttccaagaaggaaaagaaggagaaatcTGATGGTTCTGGTGCATCTTCATCTTCTAAGAAGAAGTCTGAAGAAGAAGCATCTCTCAGtaagaaggaaaagaagtctGGTGGTTCAGACAAACATGCATCTGGAAAGAAAGAAAAGCAGGGCAAGTCGGATGATTTGGACAATACATCtcccaagaaagaaaagaaggagaaatcCATCGATTCGGATGCATCTGCATATCTtaagaaggaggagaagaaatCTGGCGCGGACGAAGCCACGTCTCttaaaaaggaaaagaaggagaagaaggaggaggagaagaaatcTAGTGATTATTTCGAGAAGGAAAACAAGGAGAAATCCGAGAAGGACTCCACGGCCGTTGACGCCTCCGCTGATTACCGCGGCGCATATGTATCGAAAAGTGTCTAAACATAATGATTATAATGTTGCAAAGACTAAGTGGTTATCTTAAATGAGATATTTTATGCAGCTGACGTGATCAGTGGATATGAGAGGGGATGGGAGGATTGGAGAAACGCTGGAATCATGAACATGTAAGCTAGGAGGTCAGTGAAATAAGACGGAGCGCTTTGCTATGTAATTGAATACCTCATGCactcactttttttttttgagattctCATGTACTCACTTTAaatcatatatataaataaaaaaagtgACTAATAGATACGAAGAGGATTGGTTATGCGGTCCGATGTTGGTTTTGGACATGGACATCCCgactttgctttttttttttgcgacaatGAGCTTCTATTGATTATGAAGCAACATGATTACAATCTTCAGTCTGCATATGGACGATACATGTTGGGGCTAATTGCCACTCACCCAACGTGTTGTCCTCTGAGACTTGCTTAGCTGAACTATGAGCTACATgattttatatcgatgttgcaaaagtaaattgggatattgcaaaagtagatcgggatattgtaaaagtagatcgggatattgcacaTATTGTAATGGCTATGTACGAATGTTTAGTGTATgtcccaaatgtttcatctgtatcaaatgtatgttgcaagtgttttatctggatattacaaaagtagatctggatattGCAAATACATGCATATtttaagcgtatgtttcaagtgttttagatgtttcatacgtatgttgctaGTGTTTCATCTCGGATGCtgtatatgtttgcaatggcttttaagtgtttcagatatatgttgcgGTGTTTGGGCAATTtcgaacatatgttgcaagtatctcatctggatgtttcaaatgtggatcggtgttgcacatgttacaataAGACCCACCTGCCGCAGCTGCTAGGGCGCCGCCGAGCGGGTGCAGACGGGCGCGTGAGAAACTGAGTGGGAGCTTGAGAAGCGGAGGGGCGCGAGCTGTCCCCGCGTGCGGTCTGGCAGCGTGGTTGAGATCCGAGCGGCGTGGGCCCACTATTGGGGCGCCGCTGAGGGGGCGCAGACAGCTGCGTGAGAAACCGAGCGCAGACGTGGTGACCCATGCGGTGAGGCGCGCTAAAAACAGGTGGCGCATGCTCCATTTCTCTTGCGCGCATGGCACCGTCCGACGCTAGCACTCTGGATCGAACGTCCGAGCGCTAGCAAGTCCCATTTTTTATGTGAAATTCAAGCAACAAAAATTTTTACCATCTGAACCGTGCTCATTAAGACTTTAGTATATGACGTCTTGCCCGTGATACGCTTAAGATACTTTTTACTCCTGCAGGAGTTAAGAATCTCTTGGAATTCCCATCCCATCATAAGTCAGTAGATGGATGGAGAAGTCCTTCCACTACCGGAgactggctctttgccgagtgccaggtggttcgccgagtgttatttttcgggcactcggcaaagacgcctttgccgagtgtttttttttgacactcggcaaagaggctatttgccgagtgttttttttaacactcggtaaagagtctctttgccgagtgtttttttatgacactcggcaaagagcttctttgccgagtgttttttttgacactcggcaaagagcttctttgccgagtgttattttttttacactcggcaaagaaaatttcaaagcacattttgaagcagtaaattaattcaaatgaaaaagttttcaactacaaagttgtataactcatcaagatgtacaatgtttgttttgatcttttcttcatacgacaaagtgaaaataaatttgttcacaaatctaacatatctctcttgtagtttatgaaactacaagagagatatataagatttgtgaacaatgttagaacgaccatgtcggatgaacagatgaccaaacaaccaaaataaactttatagatctcgaaaagttatgaaacattgtagttgacaactttttgatttgaaaacatcttgtcatgcaaaactgtgtttgaatttcaaaattttaaaattcaaattttgtaaactacCTCGgttggaaaaacttcctaaactaaaagtgtagatctcgaaaagttataaaactttgtagtttacaactttttgatttgaaaacatcttgtcatgcaaaactgtgtttgaatttcaaaattttaaaattcaaattttgtaaacgacctcggatggaaaaacttcctaaactaaaagtgtagatctcaaaaagttatgaaactttgtagtttacaacttttttatttgaaaacatcttgtcatgcaaaattgtgtttgaatttcaaaattttaaaattcaaattttgtaaacgacctcggatggaaaaacttcctaaactaaaagtgtagatctcgaaaagttatgaaactttgtagtttacaactttttttatttgaattcgtttagggcctcaaacatgcaatttacactcggtttagtataatatattgggaactaaaacgaaatccagacacaagtgagagtgtggtgtagcgGTTGAGGATGTACGTGCACAGCgagaggtctcgggttcgaatcgcgtcggccacgtagccatgaaattcacgcgaaaaatgtcgtagatgggtgggcgctggccggtgggggcctccatcgataaaaaaaattctattttttttgggtaaaaattcctatttttttcgggtttttttttcgatttcaactttgccgagtgtcgggcactcggcaaaggctttgccgagtgcccgataaaagacactcggcaaagttggctttgccgtcattttttttggcgagtgctgttcgccgagtgttacactcggcgaactatttgccgagtgtttcgggcactcggcaaactcaaggagtccggtagtgttCAACAGCCTCTGGCCATCCTATGAACAAGTCAGATGTATAATAAACAAAATCTCATGTAGAATTAAAATAATTTATATTCTAAAAGTACATAGGACTATACAACAACATTTCTGCCCACCATATTGAGTTATTTATTACTCCACGCGCGCGCCAACATGTGTATGCTCATACCAAATGAAGTTGTCACTATCTCCACATAAGAGTATGACTAAATAGGAAACTATATATATGAAGTGGGATGTGTTTTGTGCAACATGTGAAGGTAAAACTGTATAAACTAGAAGGATACCCCACATGTTGCCACTAGACTTATTTAGAGAAAACCGTACCGTTTTATGTATCAGTTAATCCTACATGTTTTTACGTCCATTCTTATCAAAATCATGCAATGCAATCAAAGAATCCAATAAAAAGCTAATAGAATTAGATCAAATTATAAGGTGATGCAATGACAAAAGAAAAAgcaatatatatatgcatgcttgtgttgtaacatggctttggcgggtggcgaaggcccccgacagcgaggtgtcgccaaggcgtcttcgaccgtcttagggcggagacccggCGCTATCTAAAGGAACTTTTCCGGCTATGCTCGAAGGGTGCTGAATCTCCTTTCCATCGCGGACTCCGCCAAGGCCAGGCACGCATGccgccgaccgctcaggcgggcgtctccggtaatacgggcggaggccgccttatctctaaactaatcaaacaaacgatcttacctaagtatgtgcaggtactcaagcgcaggcgctcgcggtccgcgcaaacgcgccagcatggcccctgcgcggccgggcggagacctgcggatgatgtctccgcccggaccggcaGAGACTCTCCAAGGCGACGACACGCCCCTGAAGGCGGAGGCTAGCTgcgagaaccatggcccccgtGTGGCCGGGCGGAGACCCACTGGTAATGTCTCCGAccgtccggcggagacccgccgaggCAGCGGCGCGCCCATGGAGATGAAGGCCAGCGCCGGGGACCCTGGCCTTTCGGCCGAAGACCGAGGTATAGTGGGCCGGCTGCTCATGGAAGCCCATCACTTGAAGacggtatggcaggattgcctcgcgaacaagaggctagcggcagaatatttcaggaatgtactgtagcagttgagcggcattgtaataaattctgttatgtaGTAGTTGAGTGCTATAAATAGAGGACACTTATAGCCGTGCAGGTTGGTTGGTGCAcgaattaatgaaaccatagcttTCCGTGTCATTCCCTTACTCACCACTCTCCCCCTTACCGTTcctatcccgagcctccgcccaagGGCGACGTCAgacgggcggaggcctcggtctctTCCACGTTGTTTGAAACCGCTAGTTTCAACAGCTTGAATAGCTTGCATAAAGAGGTTGAAAGTTAGTAGGATCAGGATGACATGGTTATTAGTGAGAGATAATGTGGATGACTTGTATGTTGAAACAAAACTTGTAATGGGGATATCTGATACTCATGTAAAATATATCTGGAGGCAAATTTGAGTGTCAATATAATGGCTTTTTCCTGGGGCCACATGTCCGCTGGTCAGCTCATTTGCCACCCAAATACAAAGAAAACTGCAGCCGGGCCTATTTACTCCTGTCTCTCCTATTCTAACGGTAAACGCGTGGTTTCAAAGGCGTGTGTTAGTTACAGGTTAATGGCTGCCGTTGCCTCATGCATGCTTTCCTGGGAAAATCCAAGAGCAGCATGCCCTCCCACCTCCCGCCAAATGCGGCCAATGGCAGACTTTCCCTCCGGATTCAAATATATCCCTCCTCTCGTTTTCAACCTCCCGTCCAAACTTTTGGCCACCACCTCTCCACCCTCCTTCCAAGGGCCACCATGAGGGCGCCACTCCTCTCCTTCATCCTCGTCCTGGCTGTCGTCGCCACCGTGCCCCTGGTCCCGGCGGTGGTGTGCATCTCGCGGTACGAGAAGTATGAGAGCAAAGTTGAAGAAGCAGGCGGATATGGACCACCGGAGAAGGCTACCGAGAAGCCCATGGAGCAGACCATGGACGCGCGAGCCACACCAGCGATGACCGCCAACACCTACGACCAGAAGAAACCCATTGAAGAAGCTGACACGGACACGGCCTCCACTACGAAGGTAAAGAAAGATAAATCTGATGATTCGGATGAATCTGCTCCTAGGAAGGTAAAGAAGGCAAAGAAGGAGAAGTCTGATGAGTCTGTAGATAAGAAAGAAAAGCAGAAATCTGATTATTTGGATGAATCTGTATCttccaagaaggaaaagaaagagaaatctGATGGTTCTGGTGCATCTTCATCTTCTAAGAAGAAGTCTGAAGAAGAAGCATCTCTCAgtaggaaggagaagaagtctgGTGGTTCAGACAAACATGCATCTGGAAAGAAAGAAAAGCAGGGCAAGTCGGATGATTTGGACAATACATCtcccaagaaagaaaagaaggagaaatcCATCGATTCGGATGCATCTGCATATCTtaagaaggaggagaagaaatCTGGAGCGGACGAAGCCACGTCTCttaaaaaggaaaagaaggagaagaaggaggaggagaagaaatcTAGTGATTATTTCGAGAAGGAAAACAAGGAGAAATCCGAGGACTCCACGCCCGTTGACGCCTCCGCTGATGACCGCGACGCATATGTATCGAAAAGTGTCCAAACATAATGATTATTATGTTGCAAAGACTAAGTGGTTATCTTAAATGAGATATTTTATGCAGCTGACGTGATCAGTGGATATGAGAGGGGATGGGAGGATTGGAGAAACGCTGGAATCATGAGCATGTGAGCTAGGAGGTCGGTGAAATAAGATGGAGCGCTTTGCTATGTAATTGAATACCTCATGCGCTcgcttttttttttgagattctCATGTACTCACTTTAaatcatatatataaataaaaaaagttaCTAATAGATACAAAGAGGATTGGTTATGCGGTCCGATGTTGGTTTTGCACATGGACATCCCGAatttgcttgttttttttttgcgacaATGAGCTTCTATTGATTATGAAGCAACATGATTACAATCTTCGGTCTGCATATGGACGATACATGTTGGGGCTAATTGCCACTCACCCAACGTGTTGTCCTCTGAGACTTGCTTAGCTAAACTATGAGCTACATgattttatatcgatgttgcaaaagtagattgggatattgcaaaaagtagattgggatattgcacatgttgtaatgggaatgtacgaatgtttcaagtgtatgtcctaaatgtttcatctgtatcagatgtatgttgcaagtgttttatctgtatattgcaaaagtagatctggatattGCAAATACATGCATATtttaagcgtatgtttcaagtgttttagatgtttcatacgtatgttgctaGTGTTTCATCTCGGAtgctgcatatgtttgcaatggcttttaagtgtttcagatatatgttgcgGTGTTTGGGCAATTtcgaacatatgttgcaagtatctcatctggatgtttcaaatgtggatcggtgttgcacatgttgcaataagACCCACCAGCCGCAGCTGCTAGGGCGTCGCCGAGCAGGTGCAGATGGGCGCATGAGAAACCGAGCGGGAGCTTGAGAAGCGGAGGGGCGCGAGCGGTCCCCGCGCGCGGTCTGGCAGCTTGGTTTAGATCCGAGCGGCATGGGCCCACTACTGGGGCGCCGCTGAGGGGGCGCAGACAACTGCGTGAGAAACCGAGCGTAGGCGTGGTGACCCATGCAGTGAGGTGCGCTAAAAACAGGTGGCGCACACTCCATTTCTCTTGCTCGCATGGCACCGTGCGACGCTAGCGCTCTGGATCGAACGTCCGAGCGCTAGCAAGTCCCATTTTTTTTGTGAAATTCAAGCAACAAAATTTTTTACCATCTGAACCGTGCTCATTAAGACTTTATTATATGACGTCTTGCCCATGATATGCTTAAGATAGTTATTACTCCTGCAAGAATTAAGAATCTCTTGGAATTCCCATCCCATCATAAGTCAGtagatcggtggagaagtccttCAACAGCCTTTGGCCATCCCATGAATAAGTCAGATATATAATAAACAAAATCTCATGTAGAATTAAAATAATTTATATTCTAAAAGTACATAGGACTATACAACATTTCTGCCCACCATATTGAGTTATTTATTACTCCACGCTCGCGCCAACATGTGTATGCTCATA is part of the Miscanthus floridulus cultivar M001 chromosome 9, ASM1932011v1, whole genome shotgun sequence genome and encodes:
- the LOC136480854 gene encoding uncharacterized protein, with the protein product MRAPLLSFILVLAVVATVPLVPAVVCISRYEKYESKLEEAGGYGPPEKATEKPMEQTMDARATPAMTANTYDQKKPIEEADTATASTTKVKKEKSDDSDESAPRKVKKAKKEKSDESVDKKEKQKSDYLDESVSSKKEKKEKSDGSGASSSSKKKSEEEASLSKKEKKSGGSDKHASGKKEKQGKSDDLDNTSPKKEKKEKSIDSDASAYLKKEEKKSGADEATSLKKEKKEKKEEEKKSSDYFEKENKEKSEKDSTAVDASADYRGAYVSKSV
- the LOC136480855 gene encoding uncharacterized protein; this translates as MRAPLLSFILVLAVVATVPLVPAVVCISRYEKYESKVEEAGGYGPPEKATEKPMEQTMDARATPAMTANTYDQKKPIEEADTDTASTTKVKKDKSDDSDESAPRKVKKAKKEKSDESVDKKEKQKSDYLDESVSSKKEKKEKSDGSGASSSSKKKSEEEASLSRKEKKSGGSDKHASGKKEKQGKSDDLDNTSPKKEKKEKSIDSDASAYLKKEEKKSGADEATSLKKEKKEKKEEEKKSSDYFEKENKEKSEDSTPVDASADDRDAYVSKSVQT